A stretch of Spirosoma oryzicola DNA encodes these proteins:
- a CDS encoding aspartate kinase, producing MKVFKFGGASVKDAAGVKNLAEIIQTQGQGAVVVVSAMGKTTNALEELVRAYVSERSDEMQDKLQTIRAYHENVMQSLTGDFSSVYETFDQLDAYLRQPIAGHYDEVYDQIVSLGEVLSTQIIAAYLSKAGLATRWLDARQLIATDATFREGRVDWDETNRRINKAVKKAAVTVTQGFIGQTPDGRTTTLGREGSDYTAAIFAYCLRAESVTIWKDVPGVLNADPKWFNETVLLEKLTYQDAIELAYYGATVIHPKTIKPLQNRGIKLYVRSFLKPDAAGTVIGNFEQHLLTPSFIFKVNQLLISLHPNDFSFIAEDNLSRIFGRFAQAGVKINLMQNTAISFSVVVDNNPDRVPALLDQLRQDFRVTYNEGLELITIRYYNQITIDRVLVNKKLLLEQKSRYTVQLVAKDIE from the coding sequence ATGAAGGTATTCAAGTTCGGTGGAGCATCCGTAAAAGACGCGGCTGGTGTAAAGAATCTAGCCGAGATTATACAAACACAAGGGCAAGGAGCTGTCGTGGTTGTGTCAGCAATGGGCAAAACGACGAATGCGCTCGAAGAACTGGTAAGAGCCTACGTAAGTGAGCGGTCCGACGAGATGCAGGATAAGCTGCAAACGATTCGAGCGTACCACGAAAACGTAATGCAAAGCCTAACGGGTGATTTTAGCAGCGTCTACGAAACCTTTGACCAGCTGGATGCTTACCTCAGACAACCGATTGCTGGCCATTACGATGAAGTTTACGACCAGATCGTATCGCTTGGCGAAGTTTTGTCCACCCAGATCATAGCGGCTTATTTGTCAAAAGCAGGTTTAGCCACTCGTTGGCTGGATGCTAGGCAGCTGATTGCCACCGACGCTACGTTTCGTGAGGGTCGGGTAGATTGGGACGAAACGAACCGACGCATAAACAAAGCTGTTAAAAAAGCCGCTGTCACGGTAACGCAGGGCTTTATTGGACAAACGCCCGATGGCCGAACCACTACACTTGGCCGCGAAGGGTCCGACTATACAGCCGCTATTTTTGCCTATTGCCTGCGAGCCGAAAGTGTTACGATCTGGAAAGATGTCCCCGGCGTTTTGAATGCCGATCCGAAGTGGTTTAATGAAACGGTGCTACTGGAAAAACTAACATACCAGGACGCTATTGAACTAGCTTATTACGGTGCAACGGTTATTCACCCAAAAACCATTAAGCCGCTGCAAAACAGGGGTATCAAACTATATGTTCGCTCGTTTTTAAAGCCTGATGCCGCCGGAACGGTAATCGGTAATTTTGAACAGCATCTGCTGACTCCGTCCTTTATTTTCAAGGTGAATCAGCTGTTGATTTCTTTGCATCCAAACGATTTCTCGTTTATCGCCGAAGATAACCTAAGCCGTATTTTCGGGCGTTTTGCGCAGGCTGGCGTTAAGATCAACTTGATGCAGAATACGGCGATTAGCTTCTCGGTCGTTGTCGACAACAATCCCGACCGGGTGCCTGCCCTGCTTGACCAACTAAGACAGGATTTTCGAGTTACTTATAATGAGGGCCTGGAGCTGATTACGATTCGCTATTACAACCAGATTACGATTGACCGGGTGCTAGTCAATAAAAAACTGCTTCTTGAGCAAAAGAGCCGATATACGGTCCAACTCGTGGCAAAAGACATCGAATAA
- a CDS encoding PorP/SprF family type IX secretion system membrane protein → MSKKYILVVLALVFSQLAFAQDPQFTQFYAAPLYLNPAFAGSALAPRITANYRNQWPAITNYVTTMVGLDHYFDRFNSGVGLLIQNDNQGQGRIQSTEIGLQYSYQLQVSESSFVRFGLQGSYVNRNINYFGLTTGDQFTDQGFISGSVSADPALLAGSPKNKYLDFSTGALVYSDWYWFGVSAHHINRPDQGFFVSGQDRLPIKGSLQAGLRIPLAGYTGLADEQDREISFSPVIMYKFQGKYDQLDIGAYLTYSPLTVGAYYRGIPFKKYEQTINNHDAVALLAGWRMDKFSIGYSYDFTVSTLGNSGGSHELSLSYIFEKPEGRRSGVRRRDKKLPCPKF, encoded by the coding sequence ATGAGTAAGAAATACATATTGGTAGTTTTAGCGTTGGTATTCAGTCAGCTGGCCTTCGCACAGGACCCACAGTTCACCCAATTTTATGCCGCTCCGCTTTATCTGAACCCCGCCTTCGCTGGTTCAGCCCTAGCTCCACGTATCACAGCCAATTACCGCAACCAGTGGCCCGCTATCACAAACTACGTGACCACTATGGTTGGACTAGACCATTATTTCGACCGATTCAACAGTGGGGTAGGTTTATTAATCCAAAACGACAACCAGGGTCAAGGTAGGATTCAATCTACGGAGATAGGGTTGCAATATTCCTATCAATTGCAGGTAAGTGAATCGTCGTTTGTTCGGTTCGGCTTACAGGGGTCGTATGTCAATCGCAATATCAATTACTTTGGCCTGACAACCGGCGACCAATTTACGGATCAGGGCTTTATCTCGGGCAGCGTTTCGGCGGACCCGGCATTACTGGCCGGTTCGCCCAAAAATAAATACCTCGACTTTTCGACGGGTGCACTGGTGTATTCCGATTGGTACTGGTTCGGTGTATCGGCTCACCACATCAACCGACCCGATCAGGGATTTTTTGTCAGCGGACAGGATCGCCTGCCCATAAAAGGAAGCCTTCAGGCTGGTCTACGGATTCCATTGGCTGGCTACACAGGCCTAGCGGACGAACAGGATCGTGAAATCAGTTTTTCGCCCGTTATCATGTACAAGTTCCAGGGTAAATACGACCAGTTGGATATCGGTGCTTATCTGACTTACTCACCGCTAACGGTGGGCGCCTACTACCGAGGCATCCCGTTCAAAAAATACGAACAGACCATCAACAACCACGATGCAGTAGCTTTACTCGCGGGCTGGCGCATGGATAAGTTTTCGATTGGCTACAGCTACGATTTTACCGTTTCGACGCTTGGCAACAGCGGTGGCTCGCACGAACTGTCCCTTTCGTATATCTTCGAGAAGCCAGAAGGTCGCCGGTCGGGCGTTCGCAGACGGGACAAAAAATTACCCTGTCCTAAGTTCTAA
- a CDS encoding PKD domain-containing protein translates to MITYIGRLRVVGLLVTLLLLAGATISRAQTTKGFAISGKTCVPDVECKADSVVFTDSVQTGVTTRVWNFGDTGAGSTLTTQRNIDSVARHVYQQPGTYTITLTRTVNGVVQTSQGRVTIYPRPQSFSNWRTDTTICKGETITLDPYNGGSQTRYNYLWYPKGQTTQSIQVDSSGCYSVEAIDPITGCSYQDRINVDVCGEQKESQGAKWYFGANAGLDFSGGGSPKPITDGKLNTIEGSSSISNTKGVLLFYTDGVTVYDKDGKPLKSLDPRDSAATATPISLGGNKNSTQSALIVPKPTCRGCEYLYYVYTTSEIRGQKTLTYSIVDMRQNGGKGAVTQKNIPLSTKGTEQSASVRNDRDSTYWVITRQYGTNTFEIRHLTPSETPTVTTFTGGQVIDSLANAEGYIKIGPADTTGGNKGNRPMAVVIPGPPKNSVDLYTFNDSTGRMTFNRTLDLGAAPPKAYGVEFSPDGNNLYVTMLADTNSDGSLKGSSYVLKYDLSQKDSLLAKSRTVVDSSTTRQYGSIQIGPDGRIYVAIKGSGSLGTIDNPNGGLLDSLVFNPVGQTLGGQKSQLGLPNLVANFNEPSSGPGVTYSDTCTNAPTVFQISPNCPKLKETYTLTFGDGSAPVSTTATQPITHPYKNPGTYPISLHIVTRTSSGGICKDTLIRDTLTILETPPDIKLGADTAICNKKGLTLNINVTAKLYVWLVNGAVVSRQKSLTLTLPGYYQVVGLAANGECFKSDTIAVQIRPVPSLDLGPDTVFCYRTAVNLTVPQQTWKRFQWSTGGDTRTISVSKAGTYTVTAQSDPIDGASCENSDTIRVTELPKLRVAAALTGPQTCTSADGSIVLTPNPAGDYAYGWTRSDGAVLTGATNQQTGLAEGGYKITVTDTLHECKLDTAFTLKSPANQLVLTPLTKDALCSLPNSGTISLNISGGTPASYSWLDQNNNQVATTPVFNTAAPGLYNVQVTDTKGCKALVDSIKVGLDSAGFARLGPNQLKCFGQTVTLAPEDAQQPGNTYQWSTGASSLSITVSQPGTYGIVVRNTLNGCVGRSNVEVSDRPAPALSVPREVILCEGDQGRVQIVANGASDLRYLWLNRSETTNAITVNRAGQYQVVATDPQGCTATATSLALNKCEPRMNVPEAFTPNNDGVNDVLEVFPAYVTDYELRVYNRWGEVIFVTDNPEQKWDGSYKGEVYPPMLYPYVIIYKSESFPERGKLVKRGSVLLVR, encoded by the coding sequence ATGATAACTTATATTGGCCGTTTACGCGTCGTTGGACTTTTGGTCACGCTGCTTCTGCTGGCAGGGGCGACTATATCCAGGGCGCAGACAACTAAAGGGTTTGCCATCAGTGGTAAAACATGCGTCCCTGACGTCGAGTGCAAAGCAGATTCAGTCGTGTTTACCGATAGTGTGCAAACGGGAGTGACAACCCGCGTGTGGAACTTCGGTGATACCGGTGCTGGTAGTACGTTGACTACACAACGGAATATAGATTCGGTGGCACGGCACGTTTACCAGCAACCGGGTACATACACCATAACGCTGACCCGAACGGTCAATGGCGTTGTTCAAACCTCTCAGGGTCGTGTCACGATTTATCCTCGACCTCAATCATTCAGCAATTGGCGAACGGATACGACAATCTGTAAAGGAGAGACGATTACCCTTGATCCGTACAACGGTGGTAGTCAGACTCGTTATAATTATTTGTGGTACCCAAAGGGTCAAACGACGCAGAGCATCCAGGTAGATAGTTCAGGCTGTTACTCGGTAGAAGCGATTGACCCAATAACAGGGTGCTCGTATCAAGATCGCATAAACGTCGATGTGTGCGGAGAGCAGAAAGAATCGCAGGGGGCAAAGTGGTATTTTGGAGCCAATGCCGGACTGGACTTTAGTGGCGGTGGATCGCCTAAGCCGATTACGGACGGTAAGCTCAATACGATCGAAGGATCGTCGTCTATTTCCAATACAAAAGGCGTCCTGCTGTTTTATACCGACGGTGTAACTGTTTACGACAAAGATGGTAAACCGTTGAAATCACTGGACCCGCGCGACTCGGCGGCAACAGCTACACCTATCTCACTTGGTGGTAATAAAAACTCCACACAATCAGCCCTGATTGTGCCAAAGCCAACGTGTCGCGGTTGCGAGTACCTTTACTACGTATATACAACGTCGGAAATTCGTGGTCAGAAGACCTTAACGTATAGCATCGTCGATATGCGGCAGAATGGGGGCAAAGGGGCGGTCACCCAGAAAAACATCCCGTTATCGACCAAAGGCACAGAACAGTCGGCATCGGTCCGTAATGATCGGGATTCGACCTATTGGGTGATTACGCGCCAATACGGAACCAACACCTTCGAAATCCGTCACCTCACACCCAGTGAAACGCCAACCGTGACAACATTCACCGGTGGGCAGGTTATCGATTCACTGGCAAACGCCGAGGGTTATATCAAGATCGGTCCGGCGGATACAACGGGCGGTAACAAAGGGAACCGTCCGATGGCCGTTGTCATTCCGGGTCCGCCCAAAAACTCCGTTGATCTCTATACGTTTAATGATTCGACGGGAAGAATGACGTTTAATCGGACGCTCGATTTGGGAGCCGCTCCGCCAAAAGCCTACGGGGTCGAGTTTTCACCCGATGGCAACAATCTGTACGTGACCATGCTGGCTGATACGAACTCCGATGGAAGCTTGAAGGGATCGTCGTATGTTCTCAAGTATGATTTAAGCCAGAAGGACTCGCTCCTGGCAAAGTCCAGAACCGTTGTTGACAGCAGTACAACCCGCCAGTATGGATCTATTCAGATTGGTCCGGATGGACGTATTTACGTAGCCATAAAAGGCAGTGGCTCTCTTGGAACTATCGACAATCCGAACGGTGGATTACTTGACAGCCTTGTCTTCAATCCCGTTGGTCAGACATTGGGCGGGCAGAAAAGTCAGTTAGGATTACCGAACCTGGTTGCCAATTTCAATGAGCCTTCGAGCGGGCCTGGCGTTACGTATTCAGACACGTGTACAAACGCGCCAACTGTATTTCAGATCAGCCCCAACTGTCCGAAGCTGAAGGAAACGTATACCCTTACGTTTGGTGATGGAAGTGCTCCCGTATCGACAACGGCTACCCAGCCCATTACTCACCCCTATAAAAATCCGGGGACTTATCCGATCAGCCTGCACATCGTTACGCGAACCAGCTCGGGAGGCATTTGTAAAGATACCCTCATCAGAGACACGCTGACTATTCTCGAAACGCCACCCGACATAAAACTCGGTGCCGACACCGCTATCTGTAATAAAAAAGGGCTAACGCTGAACATAAACGTGACCGCGAAATTGTACGTATGGCTGGTCAATGGGGCGGTAGTCAGCAGGCAAAAATCCCTAACGCTTACGTTGCCGGGCTATTATCAGGTGGTCGGGTTAGCGGCCAACGGAGAATGTTTTAAAAGTGATACCATCGCGGTTCAGATACGACCCGTACCGTCACTCGATCTTGGCCCCGACACCGTGTTCTGTTACCGAACGGCGGTTAACCTGACCGTACCGCAGCAAACCTGGAAGCGATTCCAGTGGAGTACGGGTGGCGATACGCGTACCATTTCGGTGTCAAAAGCCGGAACGTATACGGTAACCGCTCAATCAGATCCAATTGATGGCGCATCTTGCGAAAACTCCGACACCATTCGCGTCACCGAATTACCTAAGCTACGGGTAGCGGCAGCGCTGACTGGTCCGCAGACCTGTACATCGGCTGATGGCTCGATTGTTTTGACACCCAACCCGGCAGGCGACTACGCATATGGCTGGACACGTTCCGATGGGGCGGTGTTGACCGGAGCAACCAATCAACAGACTGGACTTGCGGAGGGAGGCTATAAAATAACCGTGACAGACACGTTGCACGAGTGCAAGCTGGATACAGCATTTACACTAAAATCGCCCGCTAATCAGCTCGTGCTCACACCGCTGACGAAAGACGCGCTGTGTAGTTTACCCAACAGTGGTACAATTAGCCTGAATATTTCGGGGGGAACACCCGCAAGTTATAGTTGGCTGGATCAGAACAATAACCAGGTAGCTACTACGCCTGTATTCAACACGGCTGCGCCTGGTCTGTATAACGTTCAGGTAACCGATACAAAAGGCTGTAAAGCCCTTGTGGATAGCATCAAGGTAGGTCTCGATAGTGCTGGGTTCGCCCGACTAGGACCAAACCAGTTGAAATGTTTTGGGCAAACCGTTACGCTAGCACCCGAAGATGCGCAGCAGCCTGGAAACACCTACCAGTGGAGTACGGGAGCATCGTCGCTCTCTATAACGGTCAGTCAGCCGGGAACGTACGGAATTGTGGTACGAAACACACTGAATGGCTGCGTCGGACGAAGCAACGTGGAGGTTTCAGACCGACCGGCCCCGGCTCTGTCGGTTCCCAGAGAAGTTATCTTGTGCGAAGGCGATCAGGGCCGAGTGCAAATTGTTGCTAACGGTGCTTCCGACCTGCGTTATCTGTGGCTCAATCGGAGTGAAACAACAAACGCTATCACGGTTAACCGGGCGGGACAATACCAGGTTGTCGCTACTGATCCGCAGGGATGTACGGCTACGGCTACGTCACTAGCCTTAAACAAGTGCGAGCCTAGGATGAACGTACCAGAAGCATTTACGCCTAACAACGATGGCGTCAACGATGTGCTGGAAGTCTTTCCCGCCTACGTTACAGACTACGAGCTTCGGGTCTATAATCGCTGGGGTGAAGTTATCTTCGTAACGGATAATCCGGAGCAAAAATGGGACGGTTCGTACAAGGGAGAGGTCTACCCACCCATGCTTTATCCATACGTTATCATCTACAAAAGTGAGTCCTTTCCAGAGCGCGGAAAGTTAGTAAAACGAGGGTCCGTACTGCTGGTTCGGTGA
- a CDS encoding rhomboid family intramembrane serine protease: MFSLTPVVRAILILNVLVFFITNERIIEQFGLHSFLSEQFNPIQLLTHMFLHGGFGHIFSNMIGLIVFGPMLEQFWGPRRFAFFYFFTGLGAALLFSGVNYWEMHDVYETVRDYRLSPGVDAFSAFVDQYASSYYDRLVPFVEKFREYPTDPKNIKDSLAIVNQIFSNQVNEPMVGASGAIFGVIMAFGLLFPNTQLFLLFPPIPIKAKYLVIFYGAYELYSGVYRAQADNVAHFAHIGGMLFAFILVKYWNSQRKTFY; encoded by the coding sequence ATGTTTTCATTAACCCCAGTTGTTCGTGCTATACTGATTCTCAACGTATTGGTCTTTTTTATTACTAATGAACGTATAATTGAGCAATTCGGACTGCATTCGTTTCTATCTGAACAATTTAATCCGATACAGTTGCTGACGCACATGTTTTTGCACGGTGGCTTTGGTCACATTTTCAGCAACATGATTGGCTTGATTGTTTTTGGACCAATGCTTGAACAATTTTGGGGACCGCGTCGCTTTGCTTTTTTTTACTTTTTTACGGGGCTGGGGGCCGCGCTACTTTTTTCGGGTGTAAACTATTGGGAGATGCACGACGTATATGAAACCGTTCGGGATTACCGGCTCAGCCCCGGTGTCGACGCTTTTTCCGCGTTCGTGGATCAATATGCCAGTTCGTATTATGACCGCTTAGTGCCTTTTGTTGAGAAGTTTCGGGAGTACCCAACGGATCCTAAGAACATCAAGGATAGCCTGGCTATCGTAAACCAGATCTTTAGTAATCAGGTCAATGAGCCGATGGTCGGTGCATCAGGCGCGATTTTTGGTGTGATAATGGCTTTTGGTCTGTTGTTTCCGAACACTCAGTTATTTTTATTGTTTCCTCCTATACCAATCAAAGCCAAGTATCTCGTTATTTTTTACGGAGCCTATGAACTCTACTCCGGTGTCTATCGGGCGCAGGCGGACAACGTAGCTCATTTTGCCCACATTGGGGGCATGCTATTTGCATTTATTTTAGTCAAATACTGGAATTCACAGCGGAAAACTTTTTATTAG
- a CDS encoding rhomboid family intramembrane serine protease — translation MSGLFDDFRSEFSKPNNTLVQLILVNTVVYLAVVILYVASHVLKATAVYNLVIENLAIPASLGAFLHRPWTLMTHIFAHEEIFHILFNMLFLYWFGRLIDEYLGSRRLVGLYIMGGIAGGLFYLAMYNLVPYFQEQIMGSQMLGASAAALSVAVGAATLLPNYTFHLLFFGPVRIKYIVFFFVVLSFAQSVGPNAGGNIAHLGGALMGFFYVKLLQNGTDLGRPIYWLVDGWSNLFRPKPAVKVSYRQRSNASAQGSVYASPSGSPSSMSTPDQDEVDTILDKISRSGYESLTREEKQKLFRASQRNS, via the coding sequence ATGAGCGGGTTGTTCGATGACTTTCGGAGCGAGTTCAGCAAGCCCAACAACACGTTGGTGCAATTGATACTGGTCAATACAGTGGTGTATCTGGCCGTGGTTATTCTATACGTAGCGTCGCATGTGCTGAAAGCGACAGCAGTGTATAATTTGGTCATTGAAAATCTGGCCATCCCAGCTTCGTTAGGTGCATTTCTGCACAGGCCGTGGACATTAATGACCCACATATTCGCTCACGAAGAGATTTTTCACATTCTTTTCAATATGCTGTTCCTGTATTGGTTTGGCCGGTTGATTGACGAATACTTGGGTAGTCGTCGGTTGGTTGGGCTGTACATCATGGGCGGCATAGCCGGGGGGCTGTTTTATCTGGCCATGTATAACCTGGTTCCTTATTTTCAGGAGCAGATTATGGGATCGCAGATGCTGGGTGCATCGGCTGCAGCTTTATCGGTAGCCGTCGGAGCCGCAACGCTGTTGCCTAATTATACCTTTCACCTCCTGTTTTTTGGACCCGTACGAATCAAGTACATTGTTTTCTTCTTTGTCGTATTGTCGTTCGCGCAGTCGGTCGGACCAAATGCCGGGGGCAATATTGCTCACCTGGGGGGAGCGCTAATGGGCTTTTTCTACGTAAAACTGCTTCAGAACGGTACGGATTTGGGGCGGCCTATTTACTGGCTCGTTGATGGCTGGAGCAATTTGTTCAGACCAAAGCCAGCCGTAAAAGTTTCGTATCGTCAGCGGAGCAATGCCAGCGCTCAGGGAAGTGTATACGCTTCCCCCAGCGGATCGCCATCGTCCATGTCAACGCCTGATCAGGACGAAGTTGATACGATTCTCGATAAAATTTCCCGTTCCGGTTATGAGAGTCTAACCCGTGAAGAGAAGCAAAAGCTTTTCCGGGCCAGCCAGCGGAACTCCTAG
- the ruvB gene encoding Holliday junction branch migration DNA helicase RuvB — protein MRNDFLKGTGEGMSATDKEIERALRPLSFEDFTGQAKVLDNLEVFVQAAKQRGDALDHVLLHGPPGLGKTTLSHIVANELNANIKMTSGPVLDKPSDLAGLLTNLQPNDVLFIDEIHRLNPIVEEYLYSAMEDYKIDIMLDSGPNARTVQIKLNPFTLIGATTRAGMLTSPLRARFGISCRLEYYDAQLLTSIVQRSSAILGTAIDEQGAFEIARRSRGTPRIANNLLRRTRDFAQVKGNGYINVDIAEIALSALEVDQNGLDDMDIRILTTIIEKFKGGPVGLSTIATACSEESETIEEVYEPFLIQEGFLKRTSRGREATERAYLHLGIVPPYKNGELFG, from the coding sequence ATGCGAAACGACTTTCTGAAAGGGACAGGCGAGGGAATGTCGGCTACCGATAAAGAGATCGAACGGGCGCTCCGACCGCTTTCGTTCGAGGACTTTACGGGGCAGGCTAAAGTGCTGGACAACCTTGAAGTATTTGTTCAGGCAGCCAAGCAACGGGGCGATGCACTCGACCACGTTTTGCTCCACGGCCCTCCGGGGCTGGGCAAAACAACGCTGTCGCACATCGTTGCCAACGAGCTTAATGCAAATATCAAAATGACGTCGGGGCCGGTACTGGACAAACCAAGTGACCTGGCGGGACTGCTAACAAACTTGCAGCCAAACGACGTGCTGTTTATCGACGAGATTCACCGGCTCAACCCCATCGTGGAAGAGTATCTGTACTCGGCGATGGAGGATTACAAAATTGACATTATGCTCGATTCAGGTCCGAACGCGCGGACTGTACAGATCAAGCTGAATCCGTTTACACTCATTGGCGCTACCACCCGTGCCGGTATGCTGACATCACCGTTACGGGCGCGTTTCGGTATCAGCTGTCGGCTGGAGTATTACGACGCACAGCTGCTGACCAGTATCGTTCAGCGGTCGTCGGCGATCCTGGGTACAGCGATTGATGAGCAAGGAGCTTTTGAGATTGCCCGCCGGAGCCGGGGAACACCCCGGATTGCCAATAACCTGTTGCGTCGAACCCGCGATTTTGCGCAGGTGAAAGGGAATGGCTACATCAATGTTGATATTGCTGAAATTGCCTTGAGCGCTCTTGAAGTAGACCAGAACGGTTTGGACGATATGGACATCCGGATTTTGACTACGATCATCGAAAAGTTCAAGGGAGGACCCGTCGGGCTTTCGACCATCGCGACAGCTTGCAGTGAAGAGTCCGAAACGATTGAGGAGGTTTACGAGCCGTTTTTGATTCAAGAAGGTTTTCTAAAACGTACCTCACGCGGGAGGGAGGCTACAGAGAGAGCGTATCTCCACTTAGGCATCGTTCC
- the dxs gene encoding 1-deoxy-D-xylulose-5-phosphate synthase: protein MLITPGSLLATVNTPDDLRKLDKSRLPQLADELRQFIIDDVSVYGGHFGASLGVVELTVALHYVFNTPDDQLIWDVGHQAYGHKILTGRRDKFHTNRFYKGLSGFPKRKESVYDSFGVGHSSTSISAALGMAVASQLQGQPNRNHIAVIGDGAMTAGEAFEGMNHAGATDSNLLIVLNDNCMSIDPNVGALREYLTDITTSQTYNKVKDEVWNLLGKMSKFGKSAQEIVSKVESGIKSSLLAQSNLFESLNLRYFGPIDGHDIDHLVSVLDDLKNIPGPKLLHVLTVKGKGYAPAEKDQTKWHAPGLFDKVTGVIQKKLYDTPQPPKYQEVFGNTLVELAEQNPRIVGVTPAMPSGSSMNIMMKAMPKRAFDVGIAEQHAVTFSAGMATQGEVVFCNIYSTFMQRAYDQVIHDVCIQELPVVFCLDRAGFAGADGPTHHGAYDLAFMRCIPNMIVASPMNEQELRNMMYTAQSDEVQSGKQSFTIRYPRGEGVMPNWRTPFEKQVIGKGRMVSDGESVAILTIGHIGNYAVEATKMLAKEGIQPAHFDMRYVKPLDEELLHQIFGRFDRVLTVEDGCLMGGFGSAVLEFMANHGYMARVKRLGIPDAVIEHGEQIELHRECGFDPQGIANSVRELLYTGRAVAV, encoded by the coding sequence ATGCTGATTACCCCTGGCAGTCTTTTGGCCACAGTCAACACGCCTGACGATCTTCGCAAACTTGATAAATCTCGCCTTCCTCAACTTGCCGACGAACTTCGCCAGTTTATTATTGATGACGTATCTGTCTATGGCGGGCATTTTGGCGCTAGTCTGGGTGTAGTTGAGCTAACAGTGGCTTTGCACTATGTCTTCAACACGCCCGATGATCAGCTTATCTGGGACGTAGGGCACCAGGCATATGGCCACAAAATTCTGACGGGTCGGCGTGATAAGTTTCATACCAACCGGTTTTACAAAGGTCTCTCTGGTTTTCCGAAGCGCAAAGAAAGCGTCTATGACTCGTTTGGCGTGGGGCACTCGTCTACGTCCATTTCGGCGGCTTTGGGTATGGCTGTAGCGTCGCAGCTTCAGGGGCAACCAAACCGAAATCACATTGCCGTTATCGGTGATGGAGCTATGACCGCTGGCGAAGCATTTGAAGGAATGAACCATGCCGGAGCGACCGACAGTAATCTGCTGATCGTTCTGAACGATAACTGCATGAGCATCGATCCCAACGTGGGTGCGCTTCGCGAGTATCTGACCGACATTACGACCTCGCAGACATACAATAAAGTAAAAGATGAGGTCTGGAACCTGCTCGGCAAAATGAGCAAGTTCGGTAAGAGTGCGCAGGAGATCGTATCGAAGGTCGAATCCGGCATCAAATCGTCGCTACTCGCGCAGAGCAACTTATTCGAGTCACTAAATCTCCGTTACTTCGGACCGATTGATGGGCATGACATCGATCATCTGGTAAGCGTTCTGGACGATCTTAAAAATATTCCTGGTCCCAAGCTGTTACACGTGCTGACGGTTAAGGGAAAAGGATATGCACCCGCCGAAAAAGACCAGACCAAATGGCACGCGCCCGGTTTGTTCGACAAGGTAACGGGTGTAATACAAAAGAAACTATACGATACTCCTCAGCCACCGAAGTACCAGGAGGTATTTGGTAATACGTTGGTCGAGCTGGCTGAGCAGAATCCGCGCATCGTGGGTGTAACGCCCGCTATGCCTTCCGGCTCATCGATGAACATCATGATGAAAGCCATGCCAAAGCGGGCTTTCGATGTTGGTATTGCCGAGCAACACGCCGTTACGTTTTCGGCGGGTATGGCTACGCAGGGGGAAGTCGTGTTTTGCAATATCTACTCAACCTTCATGCAGCGGGCTTATGACCAGGTCATTCACGACGTTTGTATCCAGGAGTTACCAGTAGTGTTCTGCCTTGACCGGGCTGGGTTTGCGGGTGCTGACGGTCCAACGCACCACGGTGCTTACGATCTGGCGTTTATGCGCTGCATTCCGAACATGATCGTAGCTTCCCCGATGAATGAGCAGGAACTTCGTAACATGATGTACACGGCTCAATCAGACGAGGTGCAAAGCGGAAAACAGTCATTCACGATTCGCTATCCGCGAGGGGAAGGCGTTATGCCGAACTGGCGTACTCCATTCGAAAAGCAGGTAATCGGTAAAGGCCGGATGGTTAGCGATGGCGAATCCGTAGCTATCCTAACGATTGGTCATATCGGTAACTATGCTGTTGAGGCTACAAAAATGCTGGCTAAAGAAGGCATTCAGCCCGCCCATTTCGACATGCGTTACGTGAAGCCGCTGGACGAAGAGCTTCTTCATCAGATTTTTGGCCGCTTCGACCGGGTACTTACCGTTGAAGATGGTTGCTTGATGGGCGGTTTTGGTAGCGCGGTTCTCGAATTCATGGCCAATCATGGTTACATGGCCCGCGTAAAACGACTGGGTATACCTGACGCTGTGATCGAACATGGTGAACAGATCGAGCTTCACCGGGAATGCGGTTTTGATCCACAGGGTATAGCGAATTCAGTACGTGAGTTACTGTATACGGGTCGGGCAGTAGCAGTCTAA